A window of Spirochaetota bacterium contains these coding sequences:
- a CDS encoding RluA family pseudouridine synthase: MEPITVDTESAGTRLDIHLRSVLSISRAQLVKNIAGIQVNGKSVKPSMRLSAGDVITVALLPPAESDVLPENIPLPIVYEDDAIVVINKPAGMASHASDHEKSGSVVNAVLFHCRDMQFYGDTSRAGIVHRLDKDTSGIMVVGKSPTAVEALQQQFAARTVEKIYHAIVAGTVEHEHGIVDAAIGRHPRYRKKMTVRADGRAARTIYDVLERLRGATLVRLTPRTGRTHQLRVHLASIRHPIIGDRIYSKTAKDYRMKGLALVAKKLSFDHPVTKERVSFEIEYPEDFKEWLTRLRG; this comes from the coding sequence ATGGAGCCCATCACGGTCGACACCGAGAGCGCAGGGACGCGGCTCGATATCCATCTCCGCAGCGTGCTTTCCATCTCGCGTGCACAGCTCGTAAAGAACATCGCAGGCATACAGGTCAACGGGAAATCGGTCAAGCCGTCCATGCGGCTCTCCGCGGGCGATGTGATAACGGTAGCGCTGCTGCCCCCGGCCGAAAGCGATGTGCTGCCCGAGAACATTCCGCTCCCTATCGTATACGAGGATGATGCCATCGTCGTCATCAATAAACCCGCGGGCATGGCGTCGCATGCGAGCGACCACGAGAAGAGCGGGTCCGTCGTCAACGCGGTGCTTTTTCACTGCAGGGATATGCAGTTCTACGGCGATACGTCCCGTGCGGGCATCGTGCATCGTCTCGATAAGGATACGAGCGGCATCATGGTCGTCGGGAAATCACCGACAGCGGTGGAGGCGCTCCAGCAGCAGTTCGCCGCGCGGACGGTCGAGAAGATATATCATGCTATCGTTGCCGGTACGGTCGAGCACGAGCACGGCATCGTCGACGCGGCTATCGGCAGACATCCGCGCTATCGGAAGAAAATGACCGTTCGCGCCGACGGCCGTGCAGCGCGGACGATCTATGACGTTCTCGAACGGCTCAGGGGCGCAACGCTCGTGAGACTTACGCCCCGGACCGGGCGTACGCACCAGCTCCGTGTACATCTCGCATCGATACGACACCCGATAATCGGCGACCGCATCTACTCAAAGACCGCAAAGGATTACCGGATGAAGGGGCTTGCCCTTGTGGCGAAGAAGCTCTCCTTCGACCATCCGGTAACGAAAGAGCGTGTATCGTTCGAGATCGAATATCCCGAAGATTTCAAGGAATGGCTTACGCGGTTGCGCGGGTAG
- the lspA gene encoding signal peptidase II — protein sequence MIDPLKLFIAFRNRWQYFAVALVLFGTDMASKIAVMKTLPLGIVKSIFPPFLVFVHIKNPGVVYGIMKNPPAFLKPYFVWIVIIMGIAASIFLVYLILSTDNKQRLSLISFMLILGGAFGNIGDRFISKEVTDFISIGLTDTIRFPYIFNLADTWITCGFVLLIIAVFILREGDKKKA from the coding sequence ATGATCGATCCGCTCAAGCTTTTCATAGCGTTCAGGAATCGCTGGCAGTATTTCGCCGTTGCGCTCGTGCTTTTCGGGACCGATATGGCGAGCAAGATCGCGGTCATGAAAACGCTCCCGCTCGGTATCGTGAAATCGATATTCCCGCCGTTCCTTGTATTCGTGCATATCAAGAATCCCGGTGTCGTCTACGGCATCATGAAGAACCCGCCCGCGTTCCTCAAGCCGTATTTCGTGTGGATAGTCATCATCATGGGCATTGCCGCATCGATATTCCTCGTCTACCTCATTCTCAGTACGGATAATAAGCAGCGCCTGTCGCTCATAAGCTTCATGCTCATACTCGGCGGCGCGTTCGGCAATATCGGCGACCGCTTCATTTCGAAAGAGGTGACCGATTTCATAAGCATCGGGCTTACCGACACGATACGCTTTCCGTACATCTTCAATCTCGCCGATACGTGGATAACGTGCGGCTTTGTACTCCTCATCATCGCTGTGTTCATTCTCCGTGAAGGCGACAAGAAGAAAGCATAG